A single genomic interval of Lathyrus oleraceus cultivar Zhongwan6 chromosome 7, CAAS_Psat_ZW6_1.0, whole genome shotgun sequence harbors:
- the LOC127104837 gene encoding uncharacterized protein LOC127104837 has protein sequence MVAGRKYDALAATLPLLAGVILQTNVGDQERDTDEFCALGKFQRNNLLTFEEAHELDKAQEWLKAIENIFRVMNCSDAQKMQFGTHMREKEALFRDAFLEKYFPKDVRGKKEIEFLELKQGNGTVAEYAAKFEKFIKICPHYNTVNAERSKCLKFMNGLRPDIKKAMSYQQITRFYELVNKSRIYDEDSRESAAHYKSLDDKKGKGKFQGKSYDGKKKDGHGKKQSGGGSHTLVKCFRYGVKVHRAPECPNGDVICFKCGKQGHKSFNCRVGSNVTCYNRGEQGHISTKCNRPKKEQANGKVFALSGANTFDEERLIRGTCFINNMPLIAIIDTGVTHSFISLDYAKILNLELFVMRGSMVIDTPTMGSVTTSFVCLKCSLNICDKDFEVDLVCLPLSQLDVILGVDWLRANHVYINYFAKVVLFLEPEKEVFMLVASLKLSENGTMGEFPVVRDFPEVFPDEVNDLPPEREVEFTINLIPSTSPSEEDHAEHLRIVLSVLREKQLFAKLLKCEFWLKEVSFLGHVISSGGILVDPSKIEVISQWEAPKSVSEIHSFLGLASYYRKFIEGFSKLSLSLTQLTRKG, from the exons ATGGTTGCTGGAAGGAAATATGATGCCCTTGCGGCGACATTGCCCTTGTTGGCTGGTGTCATTCTGCAAACGAATGTTGGTGATCAGGAGCGTGATACTGATGAGTTTTGTGCTTTGGGGAAGTTCCAGAGGAACAATTTGCTAACTTTTGAAGAAGCTCATGAACTTGACAAAGCTCAAGAGTGGTTGAAGGCGATTGAGAACATATTTCGAGTTATGAACTGTTCAGATGCGCAGAAGATGCAGTTTGGCACTCATATGCGTGAGAAAGAA GCACTTTTCCGTGATGCTTTTCTGGAGAAGTATTTTCCAAAAGATGTTCGTGgaaagaaggaaattgaattccttgagtTGAAACAAGGTAATGGTACCGTAGCTGAGTATGCTGCAAAGTTTGAGAAGTTTATCAAAATTTGTCCCCATTACAATACTGTTAATGCTGAGAGATCCAAGTGTCTTAAGTTTATGAATGGCTTGAGACCTGATATCAAGAAGGCAATGAGTTACCAACAGATTACGAGATTTTAtgagttggttaacaagagtaGGATATATGATGAGGATAGCCGTGAGAGTGCTGCTCATTACAAGTCCTTGGATGAtaaaaaaggaaaagggaaatTCCAAGGGAAGTCGTATGATGGTAAGAAGAAAGATGGTCATGGCAAGAAGCAAAGTGGGGGAGGATCTCACACTCTTGTCAAGTGCTTCAGATATGGTGTTAAGGTACATCGTGCTCCCGAGTGTCCTAATGGCGATGTGATttgtttcaagtgtggaaagCAAGGTCACAAATCTTTTAATTGCAGAGTTGGTTCGAATGTGACTTGCTACAACCGCGGTGAGCAAGGGCACATTAGTACCAAGTGCAACAGGCCGAAGAAGGAGCAAGCCAATGGGAAagtgtttgcattgtctggtgctAATACTTTTGATGAGGAGAGATTGATTCgaggtacgtgctttattaataATATGCCTTTGATTgctattattgataccggtgtGACGCATTCTTTTATTTCTTTGGATTATGCTAAGATATTGAATCTTGAATTGTTTGTTATGCGTGGAAGCATGGTTATTGATACTCCGACTATGGGTTCAGTGACTACTTCATTTGTTTGTTTGAAATGTTCGTTGAATATTTGTGATAAAGATTTTGAAGTTGATTTAGTGTGTCTTCCATTGAGTCAACTTGATGTTATTTTGGGAGTGGACTGGTTGAGGGCCAACCATGTCTATATCAATTATTTTGCAAAAGTTGTTCTTTTTCTAGAGCCAGAGAAGGAAG TGTTTATGTTGGTGGCAAGTTTGAAGCTTAGTGAAAATGGAACAATGGGTGAATTTCCAGTTGTTCGTGATTTTCCTGAAGTGTTTCCTGATGAGGTTAACGATTTGCCGCCtgaacgtgaagttgagttcaCGATTAATTTGATTCCCAGTACTAGTCCG agtgaagaggatcatgctgagcatttgaggaTTGTTTTATCTGTATTGAGAGAGAAGCAGTTGTTTGCTAAACTTTTGAAGTGCGAGTTttggttgaaggaagtgagtttccttggccatgtgatcTCTAGTGGTGGTATTTTggttgatccttctaagattgAGGTTATATCTCAATGGGAAGCGCCGAAGTCTGTGTCTGAGATTCATAGTTTTCTTGGTTTGGCAAGTTATTATCGAAAGTTTATTGAAGGCTTCTCTAAGTTATCTTTGTCGTTaacgcagttgactaggaaaggttAA
- the LOC127104838 gene encoding uncharacterized protein LOC127104838, translating into MIKEKMKVSQNRQKSYHDKRRKALEFEVDDHVFLRVTPVMGVGITLKSRKLTPRFIGPYQISEKVGDVAYQITLSPSLANLHDVFHVSQLRRYIADPSHVVQLDDVEVRDNLTVETLPMRIEDREVKQLYGKEIPFVKVVWGGPTGGNVTWELKSQMRDSYPELFA; encoded by the coding sequence ATGATCAaagagaagatgaaggtttcTCAGAATCgtcagaagagttaccatgataagagaAGGAAAGCGCTTGAGTTTGAGGTAGATGATCATGTGTTTTTAAGAGTTACTCCAGTAATGGGTGTTGGTATAACattgaagtcgcgtaagttgacgcctCGTTTTATTGGTCCATATCAGATTTCTGAGAAAGTAGGTGATGTGGCTTATCAGATTACGTTGTCGCCGTCACTTGCTAATCTCCATGATGTGTTTCAcgtgtctcaattgaggagatacattgcggatccttcgcatgttgtcCAATTAGATGACGTTGAGGTTAGAGATAATTTGACCGTGGAGACATTACCTATGCGGATAGAAGATAGAGAGGTGAAACAACTCTATGGTAAAGAGATCCCTTTTGTGAAAGTCGTTTGGGGAGGACCGACTGGTGGAAATGTGACGTGGGAGCTTAAGAGTCAGATGAGGGATTCATATCCCGAGTTGTTTGCTTGA